The stretch of DNA GCGGCCCATGGGGGAGGCGGCACGGCTGCTCCGGGTGGTCCCATTGAGCAGGCGGCTCTGCTTGCTGAGGAGGTAGcggggagccaggctggcttCGCTGCTGGAGCTCCGTGACCGGCTGCCTGTCGTCATCCCCGACAGCACTGCGTCCCAGTCCTGGGCCATGGTGGTGCTGGACACGCTGGCGTCCTGGCGTCTGGCTCAGGGCTGGCTGCGTCCTCACAGGGCCAGGGCTGCCCGTCAGCCAGCGGGGGACATGGCATAGTCCAGAAGCTCATGCCCGGGCTTGGGCACCACTCTTTTTTAGCAGTGCaatgctgggggcagctggCCTGGGTACTCGCTGCTGGCAAGACAGGTCCCAGGcgcagcagcacagcctggagggACAAGGAGCTTTGTGACCCCTCCTCCAGCTTGATCCCTTCCTGTCCTATACTGTCCCAAGGATCAAATTGTCACATTGCTCCTGGGTACTACCATGGGGtgtgggcacaggctgctctgccctgggctaAGGATGCTGGGGTGAAAAGGAGCTCTCCCTCCCAGTGTAAATCTGGAACAAGGAATGTAAAGGGGCTTTACTTGACAGCACAAATCCGGAAAGGCTCCAaagaggggacatggggacatcagCTTTACGCTACAGAGCAGGACCTGATCCCTCTGGCCATTTCCCATCCTCCCTGGAGCTCCTCTGAATTCCCAACACCATGTGGCTAGAGATGGGCGCACCAGTCCCCAAGGCAGTTCCTGCGGGGATTTTCCAGGCGTGGGTGAAACGCCACCACAGTGCCCCCCCCACTTCATTCCCCGCTCGCCCCAGCCTGACCTCGATAAATAAGTGATGGCCCCGGCTCCGGGGACACGCCGGTATCCCCgctgctgccagccccccaCAGCGCCCACCCATTACTCCCCGCCAGCATCAGACGCGGGTGCCCCCTCCCCGAAGAGGCGTAGGGGACCCCCTACCgccatccctcccttccccccgCCCCGTGCCctcctcacctgtccccatgGTGCCACCTGCGAAAGAGACACCTGGCAGCAGCGCGGGGGGGAAGGCGAGGCCGGGGGGCAGCACCGCCTCCTGCCCCCCCGGCCGCGGGGATTGGCTTTCCCTGTGGGACCGGAGAGGCCATCGGGCGCGGGAGCTGTCAATCGAGAGCGGCCGGGGCTGGCCTTGCAGCTGGCGTGGGGGGGGGCAGTCTCCCGTGGGTGTCCCCCGCGAGGGGGCCCGGGGGCGCGACCCCGGGCGAGGCTGCGTGTGGCAAGGGATGTGGTGTCCCCCCTGACCTCGTCCCTTAGCGCAGAGCATCCCGGGAGCACacaggggaaactgaggcacggtCAGGGGAGGAGGGGTGTCGCATCCCCCCGCTTCGCTCACTCCGGCGATGCGAGCCGGTATCCCCCCGTGTCCTCCTTCCCGGGGGGCATCGCCTCCAGCCCGGGCCGGCCGTGACCccccggcggggcccggcgccGCCAGCGCGAACCCGACACCGCGGCGGTTTCAGGTGAtgcgcggcggccgcggggactgcgggggggctgcgggcgggcggcgggggcgggggccGCCGCGGGGGGGGCGCCCCGACAACGCcggggtgaggggctgggggggcacggCCGGGGTGGGGACACGCAcccacatgcacacacaccccATGCACCCACACGTCCACGGCATGCGTGTCCGTGCCCTTGCGCGCACTCACAGACACCCACGGAGCGCCGCACACGCGTGGACGCGGCCCCGCTCACACACGCGTGTCCCGGCACGCACCGCCCTACGCACGAGCCGGCGCCCACTCCCGCGGAGGCGCGGTCCCCGCGCGCTCCGGCGCAACAACCGCGACACGCGTGGACGCCAACGCGGCGCGTGCCAGCGCGGCGCTACGGACACGCGCGCGCGCGTGGCGCGGGCATCGAGACCGCGGGGACACGCGCGCGGCTGACACGGGGACGCGCGGAAACACGCACGTGAACACCCACGTGCAAACACACGCGCACACGAGCACCCGAGCGAGCGGAAGCGCCGACGCGCGAGCACACGCGCGCGGTCACGGGCAGGCGCGTGCACGCCCACGGGCACGCCCACACGCGCGCGGGAGGGCCACGGGCGCCGCGTGTGGCTCGGCACGTAccgctccccccgccgccggccccggtCACGCGTggtccccgccgccccccgcgcgcCGCCCTCCCCGGCCCGTCCCgtcccgccccgcccggcgcggGGCCGCCCACCCGTGACGAGGCCGCACGTCAGCGCGCGCAGGGGCGGGAGTGGGGCGGTGGCGGCGGTGAcggcggcgcgggcgcggcgggcgctgTCGCGGGAGCCGTGAGTGCGGGGGGTGCCCCGAGTCCCTATGCAGGGGGGGTCACGCGCGGCGGGAGGGATGCTGGGCGCGGGAAGGAAGGGAGCAGAGCCTCGCTTCTTGCGGGGCAGGGCGGGTGTGGAAATAGAGCCGTGCCGGGTGTGTCGGTGCCTTGCCGGGAGGGACATTCCTCCTTCCAGTGCCCTTCCTCACTCCGCTCTCccggtgctggcagcagctgtggcccCTAAGTGGTGGGTCCCTGTCTCCTCTGTGACCGGGGTGCTCTGCGAGGGTGGGGGGTCTCTGACTTCTGGCGGCTGGTGTGGGCAAGGTCGGGGGTTTCTCTTTGGCACATTGCAAGGTTCAGTCCCATTACAGGTCGCACCACCCACAAACTGCCTCATGTGCTGGGCTCAGGAGTCGCTGCTGAGCTCCTTTACAAAGGAGCTGCTGTTCACCCCTTGTcccccaggctgggggagcagcagagctgctgcagcagggatgtcGGGGTGGGGGGACACACAGGCACCACATCCCATATAACCCTTTCATCCCCTGCGCTGCCAGAAGATGCCACCGTCCTTGCCTGCCACCATCAACATCCGGGAGCCCCGATGGGACCAGAGCACCTTTCAGGGCCGGGCCAAGCACTTCTTCATGGTGACCGACCCCCGAAACCTTCTGCTCTCAGGGGCTACACTGGAGGAAGCCCGACGGGTGGTGGAGGACTACAGGTACCCACTGGGAGGATGGATGTACCCTTAGCActgctcccaggcaggagcCATTCCTGGGAGTGGGAATAGAAGTGATGCTGGCACCCCTGGCCAAAGCCCCCAAAACTGCCTGGCTGGTCCCTAAGgcatctcccagctgctgcaaatGGTGTAGGGGACCAGTATGGCCACGTGTGCTGGCAGAGAGTCTTTCAACAGGTGTTACCCTTacctggcagggcaggcactgTGCACCCTGGGCTGACAGAGGACCAGCTTTGGCGGGCGAAGTACATCTATGACTCAGCTTTCCACCCTGACACGGGCGAGAAGATGATCCTTGTGGGACGCATGTCCGCTCAGGTCCCCATGAACATGACCATCACTGGTTGCATGTTGACCTTCTACAGGTACCTGTCCTCTCCTCACCTCAGGACCAAGAGGATGCCTGGAGGATCCTCCTGGCTCTGGGGTGAGGAGGGGACACGTGTCCCGTACCCCACTCATACTCGTGCTGTAGGAGCACGGGTGACATCCCCCAGTGTCTCCAGCACCCTCCTCTCTCTGGCAGGACCACACCAGCCGTGCTGTTCTGGCAGTGGGTCAACCAGTCCTTTAATGCTATTGTCAACTACACCAACCGCAGCGGAGATGCACCCATCACCCCCAGGTAAGCATCTCTCTGACCAGGTCATTGAGGCACCCCAAAACACCAGGGGTGTGCCTTGAATAGCAGGGAACTGTGAGATGGGACAGTGGACACCTGGTGAAGGCAGAGATGGATGCCATTGGGGCTGTCAGGGTTAGTGGTAGAGCTGAGAGAGGAACTCAGATGTCCTGATGCTCTTGAAGGGCGTGTTCTTCCTTCCTTTGGAAGGGCATCTGGGATGGGGAGAGCCCGGCTTACTGGTGTCACTTCCTGCACTTTcagccagctggggacagcttaTGTGAGTGCAACCACGGGGGCAGTTGTCACAGCACTGGGACTCAAATCTCTCACCAAGGTAAGCTGATCCTTGGCCATCACCACTGGGGGATGTGGACCCTCCCCATGGGATCTTCCTGAGCTCTGAGCTGAGCAGGGGATTCACCTGGAGTggaggagaaaatgaagaaaaggggTTTGCTGAGGTTGCAACAAGGCAACTGCTCTCCCCAGTGATGGCTGTGGAGGTGGCCTGTCCCTCCAGTCTTGCTCTGGATGTCTCTCCAGGCTTCTTCACCCCTCAGCCTCTGTCCAGGCGTGGCAGGGGACCTGGGTCCCCCCAGGCCCTTTGGTCTGTGCGGCTTTTACCAGCTGAGAGttgcaggggaggagggaacaCTTTTCCCCcagtggggcagggacaccccaaggTCTTGCAGGAAGATGGAGGCAgacctggggacagccagctctgcccccaGACCCTTTATGTGATGTTCTGCTTTTCCCCCCAGCACTTGCCAGCCATCATCGGCCGGTACGTGCCTTTTGCAGCCGTGGCAGCTGCCAACTGCATCAACATCCCGCTGATGAGGCAGAGGTGAGTCCCTGAAGTGGGACAGGCTTGCCTCAGGGTTTGTAGGCACTGGTCGGGAATGCAGGGACTTCCTTGCTGATCCTTAGCGTGGGGGGTTGGCTTGAAGGTACAAGCACCTGATTGCAACCCAGGGGGTTATTGGTCCCTGTACAGCCCTGTTGAGGACTGCTGCCAAATGTGAATGTGGGTCCAGCTGAGACTTCCTCTGATTTATTGTGTACCTAGTTGATGGGGTACAGAAGATGGCAGCCTCCCTTGGAGAcgtgtccctgtcctgtgtcctgaTCCCCTCACCATTGTGCCCTGTGGCCCCCTGaccccctctgtccctgcagagagctCAAGCTGGGGATCCCTGTCACAGATGAGAATGGGAACCGCCTGGGTGagtccacagcagcagcccagaagGCCATTTTCCAGGTGGTGGTGTCCCGCATTGGCATGGCAGCGCCAGCCATGGGTGAGTGTCCCTTCCTCCACATGTGTTGGGAGATTGCAGCTGATCCCTGGCAGCCTGGGATGAGGTCCCACTGCTGGCAGGGTACTGTGAGCACTGGGAGCtcatctccttccttcctgcctcagCCATTCCGCCGGTGATCATGAACATGCTGGAGAAGAGAGCTTTCCTGAAGGTACCAGTGAACCTGGGATGGGCAGGTGGGCGTAGGGACACCCACCAAGCTTGGCACATTGTTGGCACCCCTCAGGGCTGGCATCCTGTTGGGGAATAGACACCTTCCTGCCCTGTCTACTGCACTGACGcatcctctccctgtccctggcagcgGTACCCGTTCCTGAATGCTCCCCTGCAGGTCAGCCTGGTGGGACTCTGGTAAGTCCTCCTCCACCGATGGGcatcactgccctgggcagatACCAAGCCCAAGTGTATGGGACAGTGCTGCTGGGAACTCTGGCAGTGAGGGGAGAGAACTGCCCCAAAGTTTCCTGGGGGGATGCCAGAGCTTGGCCAGGCTAGTTGCACCCCAGGCAGTTGGGATGGGATATGAGGTTCTGGGGCCAGGAGTTGTTTTGCTCCATCTTGGTGTCTCTCAAGCCTGCCATGGGCTCCTACTCAGCATTGCTGTTCCCCCACATCATCGTGGGACAGACTTTGCCCCTCCTCAGGAGACAAATGCAGAGTCTGGAGCTTGGAGAGGGCATCTCCGTAGCCCTTTCCTGGCTGAGCACCCAGCTGCCTCATTGCTGCTCTGGGATCAGGCCATGGTGGGTGTGGGTGATTTATGCAGCCCAGCTTCACCTTTCCATATCTTTCCTTTGCAGTTTGGTGTTCGCCACCCCGTTGTGCTGCGCACTCTTCCCACAGAAAAGGTACAGACAGGGGCTTTGCCTGCATGTGTGGCTCCTGTGTGGGATGGAGGTGCTCTCTGACTCCcaagagattattttgcttctttgagCAGTTGGGGCTTAAACCTGTGCACACACATCTCTGTGCACAGGCAGCAGACCCAAAGGTCTCTGCTGGGCCATAGGGACAGCATGCCCATGGGGTGCAGCAGATAGTTTCCAACCTGAGGCCACTGGTGGGTGTACCCCTCCATTCTCTGTACCCATGTTTCCTCTACAGCTCAATGCCTGTGAGCAGCCTGGAGCCTGAAGTCCAAGATCAGATCCAGAAGAAAGATCCATGGCTGGAGACAGTCTACTTCAACAAAGGGCTCTGAGCAGGTCCTGGGGTGGCTGAGATGTGCCCCACGGAGCTGCTGGGCCAGCGCATTGCTGAGCTTCGCCCTGTGCATCCCCTTGGGGCTGCCACCGCTTTCCCTTGGCTGTTGTGTGTCCATAGGTCCCAGGTGCTcagccctgcttcccagggTGCCTGCAGCCACGCAGCACCATACCaaaccctgtccctgtgcccagctcagccctgctctggggacGTCCTGGCTGGCACCCTGGTGCACTACTCctctctgtgtgtgcctgtaGCTCTGTGCAGTGCACAGTgaagtgcaggcagcagcaccagggaccTTGTGAGCTGTggtggagagaaaaataaaagtgagatgaggaagaaaatggtgCTCCCCAGCTTTAGGAGGCAGCAGAGAATCAGCAATTGAAGGTAGAGTACCTCTGCAGGCACCTTACAGTGCCCAGCGGTTCAGCAGCTGGTACCTGGGGATGGCAGAGCAGCTTTTGGAGAGGAAAACTCCCCATACCCAAAATAGCTGGGGGTGAGCGATCAATTGCATGTAGTGGCTTGAACTCAGAGTGgggagctctcccagcccaggcctgtgctctgctcccagctcaccttctgctctcctccaggctgctctggggattTAATCTggttttctgctgcttccatcCCCAGAGCAAATGGCACATTTTAATCCCAGTAGATTCTTggtttttattctcattttaatgTCATCTGCGTTCAGGGCTGGGCTTCCCCTGAGGGCTTACTGTACCCCCTCCTGGAGTGCTTGCTTTCAGGTGGACCTTCTCAAATAGCTTTAAGTGCACTGTGGTTTCCTCTAGGTATTTTTGATATACATATAATGTACCTATATATACCAAACAATAAAGGCAGATTGTTTATACAAAACCAACAGCAAAGAGAAG from Vidua chalybeata isolate OUT-0048 chromosome 8, bVidCha1 merged haplotype, whole genome shotgun sequence encodes:
- the LOC128791347 gene encoding sideroflexin-3-like isoform X4, yielding MRAGIPPCPPSRGASPPARAGRDPPAGPGAASANPTPRRFQKMPPSLPATINIREPRWDQSTFQGRAKHFFMVTDPRNLLLSGATLEEARRVVEDYRAGTVHPGLTEDQLWRAKYIYDSAFHPDTGEKMILVGRMSAQVPMNMTITGCMLTFYRTTPAVLFWQWVNQSFNAIVNYTNRSGDAPITPSQLGTAYVSATTGAVVTALGLKSLTKHLPAIIGRYVPFAAVAAANCINIPLMRQRELKLGIPVTDENGNRLGESTAAAQKAIFQVVVSRIGMAAPAMAIPPVIMNMLEKRAFLKRYPFLNAPLQVSLVGLCLVFATPLCCALFPQKSSMPVSSLEPEVQDQIQKKDPWLETVYFNKGL
- the LOC128791347 gene encoding sideroflexin-3-like isoform X6, giving the protein MPPSLPATINIREPRWDQSTFQGRAKHFFMVTDPRNLLLSGATLEEARRVVEDYRAGTVHPGLTEDQLWRAKYIYDSAFHPDTGEKMILVGRMSAQVPMNMTITGCMLTFYRTTPAVLFWQWVNQSFNAIVNYTNRSGDAPITPSQLGTAYVSATTGAVVTALGLKSLTKHLPAIIGRYVPFAAVAAANCINIPLMRQRELKLGIPVTDENGNRLGESTAAAQKAIFQVVVSRIGMAAPAMAIPPVIMNMLEKRAFLKRYPFLNAPLQVSLVGLCLVFATPLCCALFPQKSSMPVSSLEPEVQDQIQKKDPWLETVYFNKGL
- the LOC128791347 gene encoding sideroflexin-3-like isoform X2; translated protein: MAIVQTLPVPLEAVAEGAAQLRTTARSPPAAMGSVGSLLPVRPRHDCASDGDPSTASFCKQEGLLRATPEEPHVSVPSVTHSYANGGFCGDWLDASSPASPCSDSDDLRDDQAPSDHLRGPPPKLVPVSGKLEENVEKTLIRPMAFKPVVSKLRNAQPGTRLGLSESQVSLTHLLGAEKPGSLSCRASTLSDSGRNSLSSLPTYSTGCSQHPEMGALPTTPHGPLDPPGGCRPSNSDSGRSSSSKSTGSLSGRGRPSSESGSCGRSPLPCEEAMLVRELEDKLREREAELRLLRGSLDENEVAICQKMPPSLPATINIREPRWDQSTFQGRAKHFFMVTDPRNLLLSGATLEEARRVVEDYRAGTVHPGLTEDQLWRAKYIYDSAFHPDTGEKMILVGRMSAQVPMNMTITGCMLTFYRTTPAVLFWQWVNQSFNAIVNYTNRSGDAPITPSQLGTAYVSATTGAVVTALGLKSLTKHLPAIIGRYVPFAAVAAANCINIPLMRQRELKLGIPVTDENGNRLGESTAAAQKAIFQVVVSRIGMAAPAMAIPPVIMNMLEKRAFLKRYPFLNAPLQVSLVGLCLVFATPLCCALFPQKSSMPVSSLEPEVQDQIQKKDPWLETVYFNKGL
- the LOC128791347 gene encoding sideroflexin-3-like isoform X5 — its product is MRAGIPPCPPSRGASPPARAGRDPPAGPGAASANPTPRRFQMPPSLPATINIREPRWDQSTFQGRAKHFFMVTDPRNLLLSGATLEEARRVVEDYRAGTVHPGLTEDQLWRAKYIYDSAFHPDTGEKMILVGRMSAQVPMNMTITGCMLTFYRTTPAVLFWQWVNQSFNAIVNYTNRSGDAPITPSQLGTAYVSATTGAVVTALGLKSLTKHLPAIIGRYVPFAAVAAANCINIPLMRQRELKLGIPVTDENGNRLGESTAAAQKAIFQVVVSRIGMAAPAMAIPPVIMNMLEKRAFLKRYPFLNAPLQVSLVGLCLVFATPLCCALFPQKSSMPVSSLEPEVQDQIQKKDPWLETVYFNKGL